Proteins from one Vicinamibacteria bacterium genomic window:
- a CDS encoding M20/M25/M40 family metallo-hydrolase yields MKSAPAVALWSLSLGVAWGQSVDVETHVTALAAETMEGRLTGTDGASRAADYLVSELKRLGLRPIPGQSDFRLPFPFTAGVKDMGSTFSIGDWAAPASGLRGMSFSDTGEVSGEVVFAGYGITVPESQSFGYDSYHGLDVEGKIVLVLRYFPEDASADVKSVLARYSGLRFKALGARERGAKGLLVVTGPRSPNAGELVGMSFDTAAAGSGIVAASITSEVADKLLAPSGKILSDVQKELDTANPHVSGFALENVEVKLDVRLERETKTGSNVAGIIPGKDLDRFVVLGAHFDHLGRGGDGNSLARKDEAGKVHAGADDNASGVSAVLSIAERLRNVELSSSVAVAFWSGEELGLLGSTDFVRSQAIPTEKIVAYVNFDMVGRMRDNKLVLQAVGTSPVWPRLVEQTNVPIGFDIELSEDPYLPTDVTSFNQASIPSINFFTGSHSEYHRPADRPELINYDDLGRVVDFGTLLARKLSELNERPEFVKVARKQQSGGSRDTLRAFTGTIPDYTTEVDGLLLSGVIEGGPAEEAGLQAGDVIVEMAGQKITNIYDYTFALDVVKVGEPVTVVFLRDGERQETKLTPRARE; encoded by the coding sequence ATGAAATCTGCGCCCGCCGTCGCCCTGTGGTCGCTCTCGCTGGGTGTGGCATGGGGCCAGTCGGTGGACGTGGAGACGCATGTCACGGCGCTCGCCGCGGAAACGATGGAGGGGCGCCTCACGGGTACGGATGGGGCGAGTCGGGCTGCCGACTACCTCGTTTCCGAATTGAAGCGACTGGGCCTGCGTCCAATTCCTGGCCAGTCGGACTTTCGCCTGCCGTTTCCTTTCACCGCCGGCGTGAAGGACATGGGCTCGACGTTTTCGATCGGCGATTGGGCCGCGCCCGCTTCCGGGCTCCGGGGAATGTCTTTCTCGGACACGGGGGAGGTTTCGGGGGAAGTCGTGTTCGCGGGTTACGGAATCACCGTTCCCGAGAGCCAGAGCTTTGGTTACGACAGCTATCACGGGCTCGACGTGGAGGGAAAGATCGTTCTCGTTCTGCGCTACTTCCCCGAGGACGCGTCCGCCGATGTCAAGAGCGTGCTCGCCCGCTATTCGGGCCTCCGATTCAAAGCGCTGGGCGCCCGCGAGCGTGGCGCGAAGGGGCTGCTGGTCGTCACCGGACCCCGCTCGCCGAATGCGGGGGAGCTCGTGGGCATGAGCTTCGATACGGCCGCTGCGGGATCCGGCATCGTGGCCGCGAGCATCACGAGTGAGGTCGCCGACAAACTTCTCGCTCCCTCGGGCAAGATCCTCTCCGACGTCCAAAAGGAGCTCGACACCGCGAACCCGCACGTTTCGGGGTTCGCCCTCGAGAACGTCGAGGTGAAGCTGGACGTGCGACTCGAGCGCGAGACCAAGACCGGAAGCAATGTCGCCGGCATCATCCCTGGCAAGGACCTCGATCGCTTCGTGGTGCTCGGGGCCCACTTCGATCACCTGGGCCGAGGCGGAGACGGAAACTCCCTTGCGAGGAAAGACGAAGCGGGAAAGGTGCATGCAGGGGCCGACGACAACGCCTCGGGGGTCTCTGCAGTTTTGAGCATCGCCGAGCGCTTGCGAAACGTCGAGCTCTCGTCCTCGGTGGCGGTCGCGTTCTGGTCGGGCGAAGAGCTCGGACTTCTGGGCTCAACCGATTTCGTGAGGTCTCAGGCCATACCTACCGAGAAGATCGTCGCCTACGTCAACTTCGACATGGTGGGGCGGATGCGTGACAACAAGCTCGTCCTCCAGGCCGTAGGGACGAGTCCCGTCTGGCCTCGCCTCGTCGAGCAGACCAACGTGCCGATCGGGTTCGATATCGAGCTCAGTGAAGACCCCTATCTTCCGACCGATGTGACGAGCTTCAACCAGGCGTCGATCCCCTCGATCAACTTCTTCACCGGAAGCCATTCCGAGTACCATCGGCCGGCGGACCGTCCCGAGCTGATCAATTACGACGACCTCGGCCGGGTCGTCGACTTCGGCACGCTCCTCGCGCGGAAGCTTTCGGAGCTGAACGAGCGCCCCGAGTTCGTCAAAGTGGCTCGGAAACAACAATCGGGAGGCAGCCGAGATACCCTGCGCGCCTTCACCGGGACGATACCGGACTACACGACCGAAGTCGACGGTCTTCTCCTGAGCGGGGTCATCGAGGGCGGCCCCGCCGAGGAGGCGGGTCTTCAGGCGGGGGACGTCATCGTCGAGATGGCGGGACAGAAGATCACGAATATCTACGATTACACGTTCGCGCTCGACGTCGTCAAGGTCGGTGAGCCGGTGACCGTGGTTTTTCTGAGAGATGGCGAGCGTCAGGAGACAAAGCTCACGCCCCGGGCGCGCGAGTGA
- a CDS encoding DUF5674 family protein, whose amino-acid sequence MADPRGILIVSSRIDRGDLARLVETYFRDMVKYVVDVRRRMAAIGGELHADAELLLLDSGSQQRDLWGANYYPGRGPDQCIEYTALINIRPSQNNPSMEIQDPNTREMVREITFALIGAGEEL is encoded by the coding sequence ATGGCAGATCCACGGGGCATCCTGATCGTCTCGTCGCGTATCGATCGAGGTGATCTTGCCCGCCTCGTGGAGACCTACTTTCGTGACATGGTCAAGTATGTGGTCGATGTCCGAAGGCGAATGGCCGCCATCGGGGGGGAACTTCACGCGGATGCAGAGCTGCTTCTGCTGGATTCCGGCAGCCAGCAGCGAGACCTCTGGGGAGCAAACTACTATCCGGGCCGCGGACCGGACCAGTGCATCGAATACACCGCGCTCATTAATATCAGGCCCTCCCAGAACAATCCCAGCATGGAGATACAGGATCCCAACACGAGGGAGATGGTGCGCGAGATCACATTCGCTCTCATCGGAGCTGGCGAAGAGCTCTGA